In one window of uncultured Sphaerochaeta sp. DNA:
- a CDS encoding phosphoribosylaminoimidazolecarboxamide formyltransferase produces MDHLDLKYGCNPNQGHARISMEVGDLPLQVLCGSPGYINLLDALNGWQLVSQLAEATGLSAAASFKHVSPAGAAVSLALNETERRMYFIGEHEELSPLATAYVRARGADRMSSFGDFISLSERCDLQTARIIKREVSDGVIAPSYEPEALALLQKKKGGKYVVLQIDPSYEPPMLEMRSVYGITFAQERNTAVLDASVLQPIVTQNKDLTEEARLDLLVALNALKYTQSNSVCFAKRGQTIGVGAGQQSRIHCTRLAGEKADAWHLRQSRQVLDLPFLPSLSRNEKDNAVEAYLRSEIQDPGLYFSEDVPPLTDQEKRGILASITGVSLASDAFFPFRDNIDRATQSGVSNIVQSGGSLRDDAVIKACDEHGILMVCNAIRLFHH; encoded by the coding sequence GTGGATCATTTGGATTTGAAGTATGGATGCAATCCCAACCAAGGACATGCACGTATAAGCATGGAAGTGGGGGATCTTCCCCTGCAGGTGTTGTGTGGAAGCCCTGGATATATCAATTTGCTGGATGCGCTGAACGGATGGCAACTGGTCAGCCAACTCGCAGAGGCTACCGGACTCAGTGCAGCCGCCTCGTTCAAGCATGTCAGCCCAGCAGGAGCCGCTGTTTCGCTTGCATTGAATGAAACAGAGCGCAGGATGTACTTCATTGGTGAGCATGAGGAACTTTCTCCGCTTGCCACTGCCTATGTACGTGCCCGAGGGGCGGACCGTATGTCTTCCTTCGGGGATTTCATCAGTCTCAGCGAACGTTGTGATCTGCAAACAGCGCGAATCATCAAGCGGGAAGTATCTGACGGGGTTATCGCACCCTCCTATGAACCTGAGGCGCTTGCCTTGTTGCAGAAGAAGAAAGGCGGCAAGTATGTCGTACTGCAGATTGACCCCAGTTATGAACCACCTATGCTGGAGATGAGAAGTGTCTATGGAATTACCTTTGCCCAAGAGCGTAACACTGCAGTGCTGGATGCATCTGTCCTTCAGCCGATCGTCACACAGAACAAGGATTTGACAGAGGAGGCCCGTCTTGACTTGCTCGTTGCACTCAATGCACTGAAGTATACGCAATCGAATTCTGTATGTTTCGCGAAGCGTGGGCAGACCATCGGGGTGGGGGCAGGACAGCAATCCAGAATCCATTGCACCCGTCTTGCAGGGGAAAAGGCCGATGCCTGGCACCTGCGTCAGTCCAGGCAGGTTCTTGACCTTCCCTTCCTCCCCTCCTTGAGCAGGAATGAGAAGGATAATGCAGTGGAAGCGTATCTGCGATCAGAGATCCAGGACCCCGGGCTCTATTTCAGTGAGGATGTTCCACCGCTCACAGATCAGGAAAAGCGGGGTATCCTAGCCTCAATTACCGGAGTAAGCCTTGCCAGTGATGCATTCTTTCCCTTCAGGGACAATATCGACAGGGCAACGCAGAGTGGTGTTTCCAATATAGTGCAGAGTGGAGGTTCCTTGCGCGACGATGCAGTGATCAAGGCATGTGATGAACATGGCATCCTGATGGTTTGCAATGCGATCCGTCTCTTCCATCACTAG
- the purM gene encoding phosphoribosylformylglycinamidine cyclo-ligase, giving the protein MQAQRYADAGVDVRRGYKAVELMKKHVASTMIDGVRSDLGGFSGLFELDLEDTPHPVLVCGTDGVGTKLKIAFALDRHDSVGIDCVAMCVNDVICCGAKPRLFLDYIALGLLAPLKVEQIVKGVSKGCLQAGCALIGGETAEMPGFYQRGEYDLAGFCVAVAEKERIFDPSTMKSGDCLLALPSSGVHSNGFSLIRQVFDLDSDPSLLFHWYEELGCTLGEELLTPTRIYVSQVLELAEKISIKGASHITGGGFYENIPRMLPAGLGAAINVESIKQKPIFGLIQQTGSIPDEDMYATFNMGVGMVLAIEGEDAELALSLIPDAWVLGEVTESEGVVIT; this is encoded by the coding sequence ATGCAAGCACAAAGATATGCAGATGCTGGGGTTGATGTGAGGCGGGGCTATAAAGCCGTTGAGCTGATGAAGAAGCATGTGGCCTCCACCATGATTGACGGGGTCCGCTCCGATCTCGGAGGTTTCTCCGGTCTCTTTGAACTCGATCTGGAAGACACCCCCCACCCCGTTCTGGTATGTGGTACTGATGGGGTAGGTACCAAGCTCAAGATAGCATTTGCCTTGGATCGCCACGATTCAGTAGGAATTGATTGTGTCGCCATGTGTGTCAACGATGTCATCTGCTGCGGTGCAAAGCCACGTCTCTTCCTTGATTACATTGCCTTGGGTCTGCTTGCTCCACTGAAAGTGGAACAGATTGTCAAAGGGGTTTCCAAGGGGTGCCTGCAGGCGGGATGTGCCCTGATCGGGGGCGAGACGGCAGAGATGCCGGGTTTCTACCAGAGGGGAGAGTATGACCTTGCAGGATTCTGTGTAGCTGTGGCTGAAAAGGAAAGAATCTTCGACCCATCCACCATGAAGAGTGGAGACTGCCTCCTGGCACTGCCTTCAAGCGGGGTGCACTCCAATGGATTCTCCCTCATCAGGCAGGTCTTTGATCTGGATAGTGACCCTTCCTTGCTTTTTCATTGGTATGAGGAACTTGGTTGTACCCTGGGCGAAGAGTTGCTTACACCAACAAGAATCTATGTTTCCCAGGTGTTGGAACTTGCCGAAAAGATTTCCATAAAGGGGGCAAGCCACATTACCGGAGGGGGATTCTATGAGAATATCCCCAGGATGCTTCCTGCTGGACTTGGGGCCGCAATTAATGTGGAATCTATCAAGCAGAAACCAATCTTTGGTCTTATCCAGCAAACAGGATCAATTCCTGACGAGGACATGTATGCCACATTCAACATGGGAGTTGGAATGGTGCTTGCCATCGAGGGAGAGGATGCTGAGCTTGCTCTCTCCCTTATTCCTGATGCTTGGGTCCTTGGGGAAGTGACAGAATCAGAAGGGGTGGTGATCACATGA
- the purE gene encoding 5-(carboxyamino)imidazole ribonucleotide mutase encodes MQTTQKNRVAVLLGSEHDAPLVEGAFTVLQELDIPFEAHILSAHRSSEATIQFAENAAGEGYAVLIAAAGKAAHLAGVLASRSLLPVIGIPLSASLDGMDALLSTVQMPTGYPVATVAIDGAANAALLAAQILALGDEALAFRIQERRREMAEKVAQADERFHRSFTPSR; translated from the coding sequence ATGCAAACAACCCAGAAAAACCGTGTGGCTGTGCTGCTTGGCAGCGAACATGATGCACCGTTGGTCGAAGGGGCCTTTACGGTCTTGCAAGAGTTGGATATTCCCTTTGAGGCACATATTCTCTCAGCACACAGAAGTAGTGAAGCTACCATCCAATTCGCTGAGAATGCAGCTGGAGAGGGTTATGCCGTGCTTATCGCAGCGGCAGGGAAAGCTGCTCACCTTGCAGGGGTTCTGGCAAGTAGAAGCTTGCTTCCCGTCATAGGAATCCCCCTTTCAGCCTCACTCGATGGTATGGATGCCTTGCTTTCAACCGTACAGATGCCCACTGGCTATCCTGTGGCAACAGTTGCCATTGATGGGGCGGCCAATGCAGCACTGCTTGCTGCCCAGATTCTGGCCCTTGGCGATGAAGCGCTCGCTTTCCGCATACAAGAGCGCAGAAGAGAGATGGCCGAAAAGGTTGCCCAAGCTGATGAGCGTTTCCATAGGAGCTTTACCCCTAGCCGGTAA
- the purD gene encoding phosphoribosylamine--glycine ligase gives MVSIPLGDHNGIAEFAVQHAIEFAVIGPDEALVGGLADVLEAQGIPCFGPTKVASQLEGSKSYAKAFMVRNHIPTPSYQVFTDIVTAREHISRSSFPVVVKADGLALGKGVVIAETLEEAEEALQAMMVQKIFASSGQTVVIEEFVSGPEVSLLVLSDGTHVKPLVSCMDHKRAFDGDQGPNTGGMGVIAPNPFYSEQVAGECMESIVLPTIAALKREGSPFVGCLFFGLMLTSGGPVVIEYNCRFGDPEAEVALTLLEGDALEILLACRNGTLDRVPVVSRKESACSVTLASGGYPVSYEKGKAITISDLPQNTTLYHGGTTYDEKGDLLTDGGRVLHVVGTGETLAKAIRVAYKAVDAVTYEGKQYRRDIGKRALQEEEHGSSCIHNPGE, from the coding sequence ATGGTCTCCATCCCGCTTGGTGACCACAATGGGATTGCTGAATTTGCAGTGCAGCATGCAATTGAGTTTGCAGTAATAGGACCCGATGAAGCACTGGTCGGCGGGCTTGCAGATGTGTTGGAGGCACAGGGGATTCCCTGTTTTGGTCCAACCAAGGTGGCAAGCCAGCTTGAGGGGAGTAAATCCTATGCCAAGGCCTTTATGGTACGGAATCATATTCCCACTCCTTCTTATCAAGTATTTACCGATATTGTCACCGCACGTGAGCACATATCAAGAAGCTCTTTTCCTGTGGTGGTCAAGGCTGATGGGCTTGCCCTCGGTAAAGGGGTAGTCATCGCAGAGACGCTTGAGGAGGCTGAAGAGGCTCTGCAGGCAATGATGGTACAGAAAATCTTTGCCTCCAGTGGTCAGACAGTGGTGATCGAAGAGTTTGTCAGTGGGCCTGAGGTTTCCCTCCTCGTCCTGAGTGATGGAACGCATGTGAAGCCTCTGGTCAGTTGCATGGATCATAAGCGTGCCTTTGATGGGGACCAGGGACCCAATACCGGAGGCATGGGGGTTATAGCCCCAAATCCTTTCTACAGTGAGCAGGTGGCAGGTGAGTGTATGGAAAGCATCGTGCTTCCTACCATTGCCGCGCTAAAGAGAGAAGGCAGTCCGTTTGTGGGCTGTCTCTTTTTTGGTCTCATGCTCACCTCTGGAGGGCCTGTGGTCATTGAATACAATTGTCGCTTCGGGGACCCAGAGGCTGAGGTTGCACTTACCCTTTTGGAAGGTGATGCATTGGAAATCCTGTTGGCTTGCAGGAATGGCACCCTCGATCGTGTCCCGGTGGTGAGCAGAAAGGAATCTGCCTGTTCTGTGACACTTGCCAGTGGTGGCTACCCAGTCAGCTATGAGAAGGGAAAAGCTATCACCATCAGTGACCTCCCCCAGAATACTACGCTGTATCATGGTGGAACTACCTATGATGAAAAGGGAGATTTGCTGACTGATGGGGGAAGGGTCCTCCATGTGGTGGGGACCGGTGAAACATTGGCAAAAGCGATACGTGTGGCGTATAAGGCAGTGGATGCTGTTACCTATGAGGGAAAGCAGTATCGAAGGGATATTGGCAAGAGAGCGTTGCAGGAGGAAGAGCATGGTTCGTCGTGTATACATAACCCGGGGGAGTAA
- a CDS encoding C-GCAxxG-C-C family protein produces METITTTQYVKRAYAFREKGYNCAQAVACSFADVVGIDEKNLFIMSEAFGGGMGGHKATCGAVSGAVLIISLLTSGGSVEAATKQTSYNYAGEIVDGFLEQNGTLVCSELRGDESGIVLRTCDLCVEDTVVLLHKLLQKNEKLFLN; encoded by the coding sequence ATGGAAACAATAACTACTACGCAATATGTAAAGCGTGCCTACGCTTTCAGGGAGAAGGGTTACAACTGTGCACAGGCGGTTGCCTGCAGCTTTGCCGATGTCGTGGGAATCGACGAGAAGAACCTATTCATCATGAGCGAAGCCTTCGGCGGGGGTATGGGCGGCCATAAGGCAACTTGCGGAGCTGTCAGCGGAGCAGTGCTGATCATCAGCTTGCTTACCAGTGGTGGTAGTGTAGAAGCTGCAACAAAGCAGACTTCCTATAACTATGCTGGGGAGATTGTGGACGGTTTCCTTGAGCAGAACGGCACACTTGTATGCAGTGAACTCAGGGGTGATGAGAGTGGTATTGTGTTGCGAACTTGTGACCTGTGTGTTGAGGATACTGTTGTTTTGTTGCATAAACTGTTGCAAAAGAATGAAAAACTCTTTTTGAATTAG
- the purC gene encoding phosphoribosylaminoimidazolesuccinocarboxamide synthase — MQKRTMLYEGKAKRVYETDDKDLYIVSYKDDATAFNGKKRGSILGKGAINNKVTNHMMQLLEGKGIPTHFVEQLSDTDTLVKAVKIIPLEVIVRNIAAGSLSARLGLDEGVHLSTPVLEFCYKRDDLADPMVNTYHIQALSLATDEQVQLITDYALRINGILCSYLEDLGITLVDFKLEFGMTSSGQLLLSDEISPDTCRFWDTKTNRKLDKDRFRRDLGDVEAAYQEILSRLMGDA, encoded by the coding sequence ATGCAAAAGCGAACCATGCTCTACGAAGGGAAGGCGAAGCGGGTGTATGAGACTGATGACAAGGATTTGTACATTGTCTCCTACAAGGATGATGCCACGGCATTCAATGGAAAGAAGCGAGGCTCGATACTTGGCAAGGGGGCGATCAACAACAAGGTCACCAATCATATGATGCAACTCTTGGAAGGGAAGGGTATCCCGACTCACTTTGTCGAGCAACTCAGCGACACCGATACCTTGGTAAAGGCGGTGAAGATCATACCTCTGGAGGTGATCGTCCGTAATATTGCTGCCGGTTCTCTCTCGGCTCGTCTCGGTTTGGATGAGGGAGTGCATCTCTCTACCCCTGTCTTGGAATTCTGTTACAAGCGTGATGATCTGGCTGATCCCATGGTGAACACCTATCACATACAGGCGCTCTCACTGGCAACAGACGAACAGGTTCAGCTGATCACCGACTATGCGCTACGTATCAATGGGATACTCTGTTCCTACCTTGAGGACCTGGGCATTACCTTGGTCGATTTCAAGTTGGAATTTGGGATGACCTCTAGTGGACAGCTTCTCCTCAGCGATGAGATATCCCCCGATACCTGCAGGTTCTGGGATACCAAAACCAACAGAAAGTTGGACAAGGACCGCTTCAGAAGGGACCTTGGGGATGTGGAAGCAGCGTATCAGGAAATATTGTCACGACTGATGGGAGATGCCTGA
- the purF gene encoding amidophosphoribosyltransferase: MSSLNEACGVFGIYSPSKVAVNQACFKGLYALQHRGQEGCGIAFNCDGMLSVTKDVGLVADVFEHPPELPSGSSRMAIAHTRYGTSGERSPENVQPMIFHHMLGSLALAHNGNLVNDQELRSTLELKGSLFHSSSDTEVFAHILTSHRLESQSLEEALSKTMDEVKGAYSLLVMSEDSLIAVRDPHGFRPLCLGKVEDGYVFASESCALDAVGAQFLRDIEPGEICIIDGKDGTIHSNKEHCKSVDSSLCVFELIYFARPDSVIDTISVHEARIRSGAFLALEHPSQADVVIGVPDSGIDAAIGYSRQSGIPYGIGFIKNKYIGRTFIQPKQGERESTVRIKLNPISSTVRGKRVVLIDDSIVRGTTSKRIVRLLREAGAKEVHLRSSAPPFLFPCYYGTDIDSKKDLFACNHDHKAMEAILGVDSLGFLTTDQVIKLSDHPGIGFCRACFTGEYPCPKAL; this comes from the coding sequence ATGAGTTCCCTCAATGAGGCTTGTGGTGTTTTTGGCATCTACAGTCCCTCCAAGGTGGCGGTCAACCAGGCTTGTTTCAAGGGTCTGTATGCGTTGCAGCATCGGGGGCAAGAGGGTTGTGGAATAGCCTTCAACTGCGATGGTATGTTGAGCGTAACCAAGGATGTGGGCTTGGTTGCCGATGTTTTTGAACATCCCCCAGAGCTTCCCTCCGGCTCCTCAAGGATGGCTATCGCCCATACCCGCTATGGGACGAGCGGGGAGAGAAGCCCAGAGAATGTCCAACCAATGATTTTCCATCATATGCTGGGCAGTCTTGCCCTGGCCCACAACGGGAACCTGGTCAATGACCAGGAACTTCGTAGTACCTTGGAGTTGAAAGGATCGCTTTTTCACTCCTCGAGCGATACGGAGGTGTTTGCCCATATTCTCACCAGCCACCGGTTGGAATCCCAAAGCCTGGAAGAGGCTCTCTCCAAGACCATGGATGAGGTGAAGGGGGCCTACTCCCTTCTGGTGATGAGTGAAGATTCGCTCATTGCCGTGCGGGACCCCCATGGGTTCCGTCCACTCTGTCTGGGCAAAGTGGAAGATGGGTATGTATTTGCCAGTGAAAGTTGTGCCCTTGATGCTGTTGGGGCTCAGTTCCTTCGGGATATTGAGCCTGGGGAGATCTGCATCATTGACGGCAAGGATGGAACGATCCATTCCAATAAAGAGCATTGCAAGAGCGTGGATTCCAGCCTCTGTGTCTTTGAACTCATCTATTTTGCACGTCCAGACAGCGTCATAGACACCATCAGTGTCCATGAGGCAAGAATCCGCAGTGGGGCATTCCTCGCCCTGGAGCACCCTTCTCAGGCAGATGTGGTCATAGGAGTGCCTGATAGTGGGATTGATGCTGCAATAGGGTATTCCAGGCAGTCAGGGATTCCCTATGGGATTGGGTTTATCAAGAACAAGTACATTGGCAGGACATTCATCCAACCGAAGCAGGGTGAGCGGGAGAGTACGGTACGTATCAAACTCAATCCGATCAGCTCTACGGTGCGAGGGAAACGAGTGGTCCTGATCGATGACTCCATCGTAAGGGGAACCACAAGCAAGCGTATTGTTCGCCTGCTTAGGGAAGCAGGAGCTAAAGAGGTTCATTTGCGCTCATCGGCTCCTCCCTTTCTGTTCCCCTGTTATTACGGTACGGATATTGATTCAAAGAAAGATCTTTTTGCCTGTAATCATGACCATAAGGCCATGGAGGCAATCCTTGGTGTCGACTCACTTGGATTCCTTACTACTGACCAAGTGATAAAGCTTTCAGATCATCCGGGTATTGGGTTCTGCCGAGCATGTTTTACCGGTGAGTATCCCTGTCCCAAAGCGTTATAG
- the amrS gene encoding AmmeMemoRadiSam system radical SAM enzyme, with the protein MSTAAYLVCDFCYRHCRLKDGEIGFCGVRERSGDTIFTHNYGGLVSSAIDPVEKKPLYHFLPGTNTLSIAMFGCNLTCTFCQNYAISQRAWEAGAQRTYYTAREVVQLARDNRCPSISFTYSEPLVWQDYMVEVATFAKQEGLKTIMVTNGSFSEEALNRISPYIDAFNIDIKGDEAFYRDYCGGSSRPVWKAIEHIAPSKAHLEITTMVMEGVHTKQMISSIGRRLYSAGVQVWHLSRYFPRYKEQKRETSEHFLQEMVKVAKDSQIPFIYPGNSSLDQNTYCPHCKTSLVRRSWVFRESIIDHSHCPECGRHIYGTWS; encoded by the coding sequence CAGCGTATCTTGTTTGTGATTTCTGTTACCGTCACTGTAGACTGAAGGATGGAGAAATTGGTTTTTGTGGGGTTCGGGAACGTTCTGGAGATACCATTTTTACCCATAATTATGGAGGATTGGTCTCAAGTGCGATAGATCCTGTTGAGAAGAAGCCTCTCTACCACTTCCTGCCGGGGACCAATACACTCTCCATTGCAATGTTTGGATGCAACCTGACTTGCACCTTCTGCCAGAACTATGCGATCAGCCAGAGAGCGTGGGAGGCTGGAGCCCAGCGAACCTATTACACTGCCAGGGAAGTGGTTCAGCTTGCTCGGGATAACCGGTGTCCTTCCATCAGTTTTACCTATAGCGAGCCCTTGGTTTGGCAGGACTATATGGTAGAGGTGGCAACCTTTGCAAAACAAGAAGGACTTAAAACCATCATGGTTACCAATGGTAGCTTCAGCGAAGAAGCTTTGAACCGGATCAGTCCATACATCGATGCATTCAATATTGACATCAAGGGGGATGAGGCATTCTACCGGGACTACTGTGGGGGAAGCTCTCGTCCAGTGTGGAAGGCCATTGAACACATCGCTCCAAGCAAAGCTCATCTGGAGATAACCACCATGGTTATGGAAGGGGTACATACGAAACAAATGATATCCTCCATTGGAAGGCGCCTTTACTCAGCAGGTGTACAGGTCTGGCATCTGAGTCGTTATTTTCCTCGTTACAAAGAACAGAAGAGGGAGACCAGCGAGCATTTCTTGCAAGAGATGGTCAAGGTAGCCAAAGATTCCCAGATCCCTTTTATCTACCCAGGAAACTCTTCCTTGGACCAGAATACCTACTGCCCACATTGCAAGACCTCTTTGGTGCGCCGCTCCTGGGTATTCCGTGAGAGTATTATTGACCACTCACACTGTCCTGAATGTGGGCGTCATATCTACGGTACCTGGTCATAA
- the purN gene encoding phosphoribosylglycinamide formyltransferase, with product MIRIAVLASGSGTNLQAMLDAADALLLNHGSVVLVVSDRSDAQALDRAKLKGIPAVALDKKQLKRARFETELLALLGTYRIDLVVLAGFLTILSGNVVRQYPERILNIHPSLIPSFCGKGYYGRRVHEAALERGVKLSGATVHIVSEEADAGPILAQRSLEVLDGDTPESLAKRILETVEWKLLPETVEHYCQLLEYGMDLNKALQAQRYPGRGIVCGLNEEGKSIVAYFITARSEHSKNRRLVADAGTVRTEAIDERLVEDPSLIIYRAMDTYETKLVVSNGDQSDTILSSLAEGKGMAEALEGRTYEPDAPNYTSRISGLVDFSDGGAYSLSILRRKREACERALFPYPHPRRGEGHLIHTYEGDGNPLPPFAGKPRQVVLKGSGGEIANQIWKSLDESYRVALCVRETDLSVGSFELFLINAESGR from the coding sequence ATGATCCGTATCGCTGTATTGGCAAGCGGAAGCGGGACCAACCTTCAAGCTATGCTTGATGCTGCTGATGCTCTCCTGCTCAATCATGGTTCGGTTGTCCTGGTAGTCAGCGACAGAAGTGATGCACAAGCCCTGGATCGTGCAAAGCTGAAGGGAATTCCTGCTGTTGCCCTTGACAAAAAACAACTCAAGAGGGCACGGTTTGAAACAGAACTCTTGGCTTTGCTTGGAACCTACCGTATAGATTTGGTGGTATTGGCTGGTTTTTTGACCATTCTCAGTGGCAATGTTGTGAGGCAGTACCCTGAGAGGATTCTCAATATCCACCCCTCCCTGATACCCAGCTTCTGTGGAAAAGGGTATTATGGCAGGCGGGTGCATGAGGCTGCCTTGGAACGTGGGGTTAAACTCAGCGGGGCAACCGTGCACATCGTCAGTGAGGAAGCGGATGCCGGTCCGATCCTCGCACAGCGCTCGCTCGAGGTGCTTGATGGCGATACGCCGGAGAGTCTGGCAAAGCGGATTCTGGAAACAGTCGAGTGGAAATTGCTTCCTGAAACCGTGGAGCACTATTGTCAATTATTGGAGTATGGAATGGATTTGAACAAAGCACTGCAGGCACAACGATATCCTGGAAGGGGTATTGTGTGTGGATTGAACGAAGAAGGAAAGAGTATTGTCGCCTACTTCATAACCGCACGAAGCGAACACAGCAAAAACCGTCGATTGGTTGCAGATGCCGGGACTGTCAGGACTGAGGCAATTGATGAGCGCTTGGTTGAGGACCCTTCCCTGATCATCTACCGTGCTATGGATACGTATGAAACCAAGCTTGTGGTTTCCAATGGCGACCAGAGCGACACCATCCTCTCCTCGCTTGCTGAAGGCAAGGGAATGGCAGAAGCACTTGAGGGCCGCACCTATGAACCCGATGCCCCGAACTATACCAGCCGTATCAGTGGATTGGTTGATTTTTCTGATGGCGGAGCGTACTCCCTCTCGATTCTGAGAAGGAAGAGGGAAGCGTGTGAGAGAGCCCTCTTTCCCTACCCGCATCCGAGGAGAGGGGAAGGGCATCTCATTCATACCTATGAAGGGGATGGTAATCCTCTTCCCCCCTTTGCCGGTAAACCGAGACAAGTTGTTTTGAAGGGATCGGGAGGTGAGATAGCCAACCAGATATGGAAGAGTCTCGATGAATCGTACCGGGTGGCACTCTGTGTCCGGGAGACCGATCTTTCGGTCGGTTCCTTTGAGTTGTTTTTGATCAATGCAGAGAGTGGGAGGTAG